Below is a window of Demequina muriae DNA.
AGACCGAGGCGGCGCTGTTCCCGCTGCTCACCCGCGCATCGGCCGAACGATGGTCCGGCCTGTCGATTCTCTACGTCTGCCCGCTCCGAGCGCTGCTCAACAACTTGGAGCCTCGCGTGGACGGCTACACCTCTTGGCTCGGCCGGCGGGCGCAACTATGGCACGGTGACACAGCGCAGGGTCAGCGGCAGCGCATTCTTCGAGACCCGCCTGACATTCTGCTCACCACGCCAGAGTCGCTCGAGGCCATGTTGGTGTCGACCAAAGTCGACGCGCATGAGCTCTTCTCCGGGGTCCAGGCGATTGTTGTCGACGAAGTGCACGCCTTCGCAGGCGACGACCGTGGCTGGCACCTTCTCTCTGTGCTAGAGCGGATTGAGCGCCTTGCCGGGCATCCGATTCAGCGAGTGGGCTTGTCGGCTACGGTTGGCAACCCTGACGAGCTCATTTCGTGGCTCCAGGGGTCCCATGCTGGAAAAAGACCTGCCACCGTGATTGCGCCAGGCATCGTGAGTGCTGGAGTCGCTGACGCGCCGCCGCCTGGTGAGGTGACCCTGGACTTTGTCGGATCGCTGGACAATGCGGCGACTGTCATTGCTCAGTTGCACCGAGGCGAGAAGCGCCTGGTCTTCTGCGAGTCGCGCCGCGCGGTCGAGGAACTCGCTGGGTCATTGCGTCAACGCGACATCACGACCTTTGTGTCCCACTCGTCCCTGTCCCGCGACGAACGCCATCGTGCCGAGCAGGCATTTGCCGAGGCCCGTGACTGCGTGATCGTGTCGACCTCTACGCTCGAACTTGGCATCGACGTCGGCGACCTTGATCGGATGATCCAGATCGACTCTCCCTCAACCGTAGCGTCGTTTCTCCAGCGGATTGGACGTACGGGGAGACGCGACGGTGCCACGCGCAATGCTCTGTTTCTCGCGACGACCCCCACCGCCTTGCTCCAAGCGGCGGGGCTCCTACATTTGTGGTCGTCAGGCTTCGTGGAGCGCATTGCAGCGCCTCCAAACCCTCGGCACATTGTGGCCCAACAGGTGCTTGCACTCTGCCTTCAAGAGCATCGTGTTGGCCGCTCTACCTGGCGCGAGTGGTGGGGTGGCCTCGAGGTCTTTGGACCTCATATGGACACCGAGGAAATCGTGTCATGGCTTATCGATGAGGGATTCCTTGAACTAGACGGCGGCATGATGTTCATCGGGCCCGAAGCCGAGAGGCGTTTCGGCAGGCGCAACTTCATGGATCTCGTGGCGGTCTTCACTGCCTCGCCAGAGTTCACTGTGGTCCGCGGCCGCGAAGAACTCGGCTCTGTCGACCCCTCTATGCTGACCGTCAAGGTCGACGGACCTCGGATCGTCTTGTTGGCTGGTCGGTCGTGGCGCGTCACCCACATCGACTGGAAACGAAAGCGCTGCTTCGTTGAGGCGAGCGACATCGCGGGGCGGTCCAAGTGGTTCAGCGCGGGCCTTGGGCTTGGGTATCGGCTGTGCCAGGCGCAGCGCGAGGTGCTGTTAGGAAGCGATCCGCGTGTGACGATTTCTCGCCGCGCGAGCGATGCCCTGGCGGAGGCGCGCGACAGGTTCTCCCCAATGGTCTCTGGGGCCGGTTCGGTGGTTTTTCGCGAGAGCGGCAAGGGTGACGTCGAGTGGTGGACCTGGGCCGGAACTGGTGCGAACGCCACACTCGCGGCGGCTCTCGGGGACATCGCTGACCCAGTGCAGTCACCACACGCGTTCCGCATCCGCCTTAGTACTGAAACGACTCCGGAGGTTCTCGCCGACCGGCTTCGCGCTGCGGATGTAGAAGCGGCGCTCCCGGAAATCAGGCCGGAAGCATTGAGGGGGCTCAAGTTCTCGGCAGCACTTCCGGAAGGGCTCGCTATCGCGACGCTGGCGTCGCGTGTGGGCGATACGGAATGCGCGTCGCGGGTAGTGGCCGTGCCGCGGACATGGGTTCAGGGCCTGCCGTCGCCCACCCCCTGAGGCTTCACATCTAGCGGTCTGCGAGTTGGTGCGCTTCGAGCGCAGGGGGCAGGTGCTCTCGGAGACCATCCCGCTCCGCATCGGGGACCCTCATGTGGCGCTGAAGCAAGGCAACGAAACTGAGAAACTCTCCGGAGGCAGCAGCTGTGGACTCGAAACCCCAAGACCGGTCTAGGTCTCGTGTTACCACGTCCAGACGGGCGCCCGACGTGTCGGCGCGGCGTCTCACGTAGCGAATGTCAGACACCTTGACATCGACATCAAAAACGCCGTGGCGCTCGAACTCGGCACGTTGAGCACTCAGCAATCGCTCAGAGGTCAGCACGATCAGTTCTCGCCGCCGGAGTCGATTGCGCCCCTGAGCAATAGCCTCGACGGTTTCGTCTCGCTCCATGCGCCAGCGCAGAACAGAGGCAAGTGCGTCCGGCGCTTCGTCGTCTCCAAAGCAGACTGTGGACGGCAACGCCACGTCATCTCTCGGCGACCGGACAGGTGCGCCGATCGCCTGCAGTGCTTCGGAAAGGTCCGCGGCCATCTCTGCGGCTTCCCGTGCCGATTTCCGCTTGCCCAAGAAGGGGAGAGTCCTGTTGCCCGGCAACGTGTGTGCGATCCACAACTCCCGCTCGAGCGCGTCGAGAAGCAATCCGATGTTCTCAAGCGAGCGCTTGTGTCCAACCCTCGCGTCAAGAACGATCTTGTCGAAGAGCACTTCGTTGCTGGGATCTTCAGGAATCCTGGACCTCACCCAACTCGCACGGAGCGCCTGGTACCTGAACCAGGCGTTGAGTGCCACGACGGCCCCATGTGCGTCCTGAAGTATCGCTTCTCCGTTGTCAATGAGGTAGTCGCGGCGCTTGGCGTGGTCACGCGCCTGGCCAAGCTGCCGGACATGCGAGTCCGTTGCCTTCTGGAAGAGGTCAAGTTGCTTGCCGAGGTCCGCTTCACGCGCTCGCACGTTGTCCCAAATATCCGTGCTCACGGCGCCAACGAGCATGGCTTCACTGACGGCCTGCTGGACCGCGCGATCCAGTCCGCTCAGTTCGGCCCACTGCTCGGCGCGCAACGTACCCAGCACTTGCTGCGTCTGCGCCAGAGTGTGCTCGGAGATCTTCGAGATCTCATTGAGCTGGACCTGGATAGCAAGAAGTGTGACGGCCGGCCCTACGCTCGCAAGAACAGCGGCGGTTCCCCCCGCGGATGCCGGAGCCCATAGGACTTGCGAGCTGAACTTCCCGCCTTCGCCGGCCAAGACGCCAATGTTGTAGCCCCCGCTCGCAATGGGTTGTGCGCCTGAGTTGATGGCAGCGAGCGTCTCTGGCGCGAGCCGCACAAGGCCACTTGCCTCTGACATCGCTTGTGCCGCTTGAGCGGCGACGCTTCCAGCGGCAATGGACGTCGCGACCTGCCGTTGAATGTCCTTGCGATCAAAATCCGGCAGGAGCGTGAACGGAGCGACCTGTTGGCCCGGAGGAGGCGTGCCGAAAACCAGTGCTGTGCCCGGCTCGATCTCGACAAGTACAGTGTCGATTCTCTCGATATGCTCCCCGCTCATACTGCGACCTTAGTGGTGTCGGGTCGAGGCGCCTGGTGCTGTGGCCCCATTTGGTGCGGTCTGGACTTGCCCGGGTTTGACAGACCCAGGTGTGGTTGACTCCTCAGTCGACCCCCTCACAGTCGCAGAAGCCGGTTGTGGGGCAGGTGAAGGAGTCACCTACAGCTGCGGCAGACCCGTCGAGCAGATCGCGAAGGATCTCGGGATCTCATCATCGTGTCTGCAGCGTTGTGGCAGCCATTTGTCGAGCCAGTCCCGCTCTCTCTGCCATCGCATCGGCCAGTGCCTGCACCTGCGCCAAGATCTCGATTGGCGACATCGCCAAGTCGAGCGACCAGTCGGCTATCTCGACGTTGACATTGCGCACCCTGCGCACTACTGGCGCTCCGCCGGCCGCGTAGACGAGCCACGCGCGGTCCACCCCGAGCGCCGTGCAGTAGGCAAGCATCTGGTACTTGTCGGTATTCGGAAACCGTCCAGACATCGACTCGGCCTTGTACTTCGCATCCGCGACGATCACGGGCTTCAAACCAACTTCGTGCACGACGTCGACGTTCATCGTTACCGCAGGCACACCGATCTGCGGCTCGTCCAGCCGGGTTCCGTACTGCAGCGTTGTACGACCCCGATAGCGACTCAACGACTCCTGCAACGCCACACCGACGAAGTCCTCGTAGACGGTCTCCATCGATGCCACGAATGACGCCCCGACGAGACCATACGCATCACCGAGCCTCAGCGACTGATGCCTCAGCACAAGCTCAGCAAGCGTTAGCGCGGGACGGTAGCGCTCGGTCAGTCGCGTCAGCTTGTATGGCGGTAGTGGCCCCCGCACTTCAATCTCGCTCACCCCCTCGAACACGGCGGTCAATGCGGAGGCTCTGGCATATGTCTCATCACCGAGCCGCGGGATGTGCAGCACCCGGTGCAGTGCGCTCAAGAGAATGCGATTCTCAGCGATGTCGGCGCTGTACTCGTCGTATGTGATCTCTGCCGGCACCGATCGCCCGTGGTGCAGGCGCACCTGGTCCCCCATCCGAATGCGCCCGCGCAAGGTTCTTGAAGTCTCGTCCACCGTGACGTAGCCGCGGTGCACCCCGCGCAGAACAGCGCGACTCACCTGCCTGACAAGCGCCTCGGCGATCGCAGTGAAGAGATCGTCGTCACGTCCCATCTCAACGTTCTCGTCTCGAAACCAGGGGTCAGCGGCATACCCGAGCAAGAAGAGGACCGATGCGAGCGGCACCTTATCCTTCGGGTGCACCTCGACTT
It encodes the following:
- a CDS encoding DEAD/DEAH box helicase — encoded protein: MSDELDPVLVHHIVNTLGWPSLRPLQEQAIAPVSRGDDALLLAPTAGGKTEAALFPLLTRASAERWSGLSILYVCPLRALLNNLEPRVDGYTSWLGRRAQLWHGDTAQGQRQRILRDPPDILLTTPESLEAMLVSTKVDAHELFSGVQAIVVDEVHAFAGDDRGWHLLSVLERIERLAGHPIQRVGLSATVGNPDELISWLQGSHAGKRPATVIAPGIVSAGVADAPPPGEVTLDFVGSLDNAATVIAQLHRGEKRLVFCESRRAVEELAGSLRQRDITTFVSHSSLSRDERHRAEQAFAEARDCVIVSTSTLELGIDVGDLDRMIQIDSPSTVASFLQRIGRTGRRDGATRNALFLATTPTALLQAAGLLHLWSSGFVERIAAPPNPRHIVAQQVLALCLQEHRVGRSTWREWWGGLEVFGPHMDTEEIVSWLIDEGFLELDGGMMFIGPEAERRFGRRNFMDLVAVFTASPEFTVVRGREELGSVDPSMLTVKVDGPRIVLLAGRSWRVTHIDWKRKRCFVEASDIAGRSKWFSAGLGLGYRLCQAQREVLLGSDPRVTISRRASDALAEARDRFSPMVSGAGSVVFRESGKGDVEWWTWAGTGANATLAAALGDIADPVQSPHAFRIRLSTETTPEVLADRLRAADVEAALPEIRPEALRGLKFSAALPEGLAIATLASRVGDTECASRVVAVPRTWVQGLPSPTP
- a CDS encoding McrC family protein, with protein sequence MPQTVVLDELRDDGATVRCSSDVAAALDSTGLVRVEPLIGGDYRVLPRGKVGVTRIGDLQVEVHPKDKVPLASVLFLLGYAADPWFRDENVEMGRDDDLFTAIAEALVRQVSRAVLRGVHRGYVTVDETSRTLRGRIRMGDQVRLHHGRSVPAEITYDEYSADIAENRILLSALHRVLHIPRLGDETYARASALTAVFEGVSEIEVRGPLPPYKLTRLTERYRPALTLAELVLRHQSLRLGDAYGLVGASFVASMETVYEDFVGVALQESLSRYRGRTTLQYGTRLDEPQIGVPAVTMNVDVVHEVGLKPVIVADAKYKAESMSGRFPNTDKYQMLAYCTALGVDRAWLVYAAGGAPVVRRVRNVNVEIADWSLDLAMSPIEILAQVQALADAMAERAGLARQMAATTLQTR